The Nicotiana tomentosiformis chromosome 2, ASM39032v3, whole genome shotgun sequence genome includes the window aatagttatatatgtcttcctgaaagttaatttacttatgcctataattataaagtaataatattttaaaggctcgagtgcgagtcctagtgaattttggcccaTTATGCCAAAGTTTGAGGGTAAGACAATGGGTTCAAGTCCCAATGCACTATGTTGATAAAAAGatgttggattcaagttccaacgcattatggcctagcatgcctttatatgggtaagacattgggtttgagtcctaatgcaccgtattgataataataataactaaagaaaaaataatgtaattttcatgaaaaagcatgaagcttgtcccacttgatttgctccattcttgaagtgaatatgatagcagtgcatgataagtctaaataaagacaagtggttgaccaatgaatgtgggcgtgcgaaaggccaaaataataatagttatcactatagTAATTATAAAAGGGGaaaaattctttgaagagaatgtgacttgtgataaatattgagattgcatactcattcctgaaagtgaatgtgaaaatatatatatgataaagattatgcataataatgtatttgtgcatagttggataaatactacaactcacctctaagggaggtttgagacaaagaaagataatgaatattattgtgtaattacataaatatatcattggtcgcatgcatatgatacgccaaaatatattttgtcatgccttatgaaagttattaaaagcaaaattaaagcaaaaaaattattttgcttgtgatgattttgaacattacaattattatgatatgattctctttgtgaaggagacattcattatatggatggtgtgacaaaggATCTTGTGGTACAAAAACAGTTAAGagttctgaaagaactaatttgttactacccggatgaatgaaattgttcataacattaatattgtagtaagtctcaaaagaaatattttgatttacaaatatattagccaaagtggttggcatattgagactataaatgaaaagaagattgaatatctttatattactataatcataccgggtaaatatgaaaggttacctgacttttcttttatttgtactacacaagtataagcatgatgatgcaatcacaagccacaagtaaactagaggtttactgaaataaatattagttggcatgaccggttgaccatctcagttcaattatgatgcgaaaaaattaattgagaattacattggcatatattgaagaaatataagattcttcaagaattctcttgtgctgcttattctcatgatataccagttaaggttagggattgaatcccttgatttctggaacgaataaaaggtgataaatatatgggcccagtcaccttccatgtggaccgtttactattatatgatttttatagatgcatctattttatggtcacatgtgcatttgttatcaacttgtagtttggcttttgcaagattgattgctcaaattattagagcacagtttcagaatataaattatgatgatttatcttgataatactggtttaaatccaagttggtttagtagaaattgtatgcctccaattatatctaaactattggttatgagaacaaaattgccaaaataaaatttgatatttgatgtattatttaatatacaacagcacttgtaagcatctagccaagttatgataagttctccctatcacaatcggttcagggtcatgaaccaaataattttcatctagaaatatgaatgtgctatatgatttaattgttccaccacagtgCACAAAGatagatccccaaataaggctagggatatgtgttggtgatcccaacaatagggggaaaAAATGGGCAGctaaaaaagtaatgcatgtaatgaattattatgagtacatcgagatcctcgtacgagaaaatgtgaacttgaagttcaagtgataatttatttgtaaaatattgtcgggcgtatttgctgacccaaagctaaatgtcatattcagctgctaatactccaaataaaataaagtccataatgaatagagtccatggcatgcataaagcataatagactaatcggttctaaagataaaactccttgaagaatgagaggagcaaatgttcaagatggtcataataaggaggcaagtgctctagaagagtaccacgacataacacttcataagacctcatgggagaggctcaggtacctgaaaataataagataaagagatctcaataagttatgtctttattgaataatagtagaaccgatataaaatgatcgtcgacgatattgttaatataatatagcgctcaatattattaatattgacgaggatcttgagctcaaatctgtcatgaaatttggacagataaataattggccaaatgaaaaatacgcaatgaaaattgatttcacatgaaaaatatgaagttggacggatagtcccaacacctgaaagtataaagccagttgaggtataaatgtgttcttgtgcggaaaaaaaaaaaggtcaagtcgatagacataaagacgacttgtgccACAAGAAGATTtgcaaatatcctggcattgattatatagagacatgttctcctgtggtggatgtcgccattttaggttttaatctggcaatacaagaaaaacatgatatgcgtataatggaaatcattgaaggatttaaattgttctgaagcatattaaggtttccaagtaatttattaaataaagcttcaaaaatccttatacggattgaaataattagggcacatgtggtataatcgcctgagtgagtacctgttgaaagaagggtacaagaatgattcaatttgtccttgtgtctttataaaaagatctggatctaaatttgttataatcaccgtgtatgttgatgatttaacattggaactcctagggagctttctaaagcagtagagcttcctaaagtagtagactatctaaagaaagaatttggaatgaaatcttggaaagacaaaattttgtcttggtctacaaattgagtatatgaaagatgaaatttttgtccatcaatcaacatacactaaaatgattttaaagcgattttatatggataaagcacatccattccgacctcataaaaataatgaagagcttcttggtcccaacgtaccatatcttagtgcaattggtgcactaatgtatctttctaacattacaaggtctgacataactttttcagttaatgtcttaacaagatatagctctgctcctacaaggagacattggaatggaatcaaacacatattgcggtatctaaaagggactatcggtatgggattattttatgaaaataattgcagtcccgatcttgttggttatgccgatgttgggtatttatatgacccacaaaaggttcgatctcaaacaggctatgtgtttacatatggaggcactgacATATATTggagatcgactaagcaatcaatcgtgactacttcatctaatcatgatgagataattgctatttatgaagcaagtcgagaatgtgtatggttgaggtctataatacactttattcgagacaaatatggtttgaagtgtgacaaaccacccacaattttgtatgaagacaatgcaacatgcatatcccagttgaagggaggattcataaaatgggataggacaaagcacattttaccaaagttatttttttacacatgatcttcaaaagaatggtgatattaaTATGCAATAGAtctgttcaagtgataatatggctgatttgttcaccaaatctctaccgacgtcaaccttcaagaaactagtgtacaagattgggatgcgaaggctcaaggatgtgaattgatactctcatcagggggagttaatatgcgttgtactcttttttccttacaaggttttgtcccactgggttttccttgcaaggtttttaacgaggcaaccaaaaggcgtatttctaaatatgtgtactctttttccctcactaggAATTTTTTTTCGCATAGggtttttttttctaataaggttttaacgaggtacattgtctatggacatccaagggggagtgttataagaaaaatcaaattatggtggatgtctactcttcctccatgatcttctcaaatgcttaatgacatattcaatgacatatttctatgcttaatgacatattcaatgacatatttttcttcacttttcatgcctatataaaggccttgtaatagataggaaaatacacacaattgaagaagaaaatctcttccttctctctatctcaatttcttgttcatgttttactaaattgcttttatttcataacaacatgtcttgttcatgttttactaagttgcttttattttataacaaaaattaattatatctcCTTTAATTTTGGCAACTGATACATATGTGATAGCTTTTTTTCCCCCATAGATTTTGGCTATCTTTTTAATTGATTTTTAATgccataaaattaaaaattaaattatatctccTAAGATTGTGGTAACTGATTTCATCTCCTAAAATTTTGGTAATTGATAAATATGGACTAACTTATTTTTTGCAGCATTTGGCTAtctttttaataaaattttaatgcAATTAATATTAAAAACTGATTATATCTACTAAAATTTTGGTAATTGGATACATGTTTAGTAACTTAGaaaatatttcatattaaaagtacgttcattttatttttgtttggtCCTCCCTTCATCTTACTAGTAACTCGAGCATATTAATTCAGTGCAACTTTGTGGGTAGTTTTCACGTGGAACTAGGATTTTAACAGATAAGTacactttttattttaaaaaaaagaaaagaaaaaaaaaatgacacaAAGCAATTGACTTACCTAAAATTAACTACTCAAATGTGGGTGAAGGTTGGTTTATGTtagttaattttttattttttaaaatcattttctttttttttacaataaaaaatatatttattcattaaaattcagacaatattattgagaacaatagaataatttaaaataaaaaaatatttcaagagtaataaaaatatatcttctattatattagaaTGAGAGtagcagacaaaaatattaaataaagtaatatgctaataaaaatttctattaataaTGTAATAATAATACTAAAGATTggataatataattaaaaaaatacataacaaaaaagttattcgataATTATATAAGTttcttttaatttaatagagatttattattgggtatatcgtattgacaaataagatgaaaattaaaatttattatagtaatatgatctaatatgttcaaacaagcccggttataatttatttttattaatattttttaatatcgACCGTGCATCGCGTGGGTACGACTACTAGTTTACAAGAAGAGCAAAAGACCTGTGATGAGATTTTCACTTTGATTATTTAAACTAAAAGCATGTTGTAAGTCCAATATAAACGATCAGTTGTCACAGATAAAAATAGCTAGTGACAAACAGTTTTTTACTGCAATTTAAACTCCATGACATAAACTTGAGCATTACCTCCATGTGCAATTTAATTAGAGTGTTAATTTAGTATGAGTCTGTACGACTACCAAAAAGTAACTTTGGATATGAAAAATAGGAGGGGTTATGTTCAAAACTGGTTCATTTTGTTAAAGCATCCCCTTCTAGCGATTTTTTGTTAAGTCAATCctctatatttttgttttttagttGTGCAATATTCACTTTGATATTGAAGTTTACTAATCGGACCTTTTTAGGCTGCACTGCTTCTCTTTCTCGGCAAGTTCTCTCATGCGGTTGACAAAATTAGCCTCACTTTTCTTGATAAGCAAATTTCAGTTGATTAAGAAATCTAAGAATTACTTGGGCTTCAAGTAATATTACATTATTTTCCCATATATAGAGACCAGACATCGGGTAAATACCATCAGGCTGGGGTCACTGGTTTGTTTTTTGGAATCTTCATACAAATAGCAGGTAAGATTCGTTATTTATTTTTCCTAatttatatacatattatatactaattatatatgattatatacatatattatacacacgccggctatttttagtttaagcaacCGGTTGTGTGGCTATTTAGGATAAATCTTTCTTGTTTTTCCATTCTATTTCATTTGGGCCCAGGCCCAAACCTTTTTAATACTCTATTAGATGATATTAATTTCGGCCCACCTTGAAATAAAGTGTCTATTTCTTCAGTGCCAATAAAATCACAGGCAGCTACGAACCTCTCTTCAGCCGCCGAGTTCTCCTGCAAAATATCTCTCTGTTCGGCGCAATCCAATTGTAAAGTTCCCCTCTTTCTCTCTTTATCACGCCGCAAAAACCTAATCCTGATTTTTTAGTTGTAGTATACGAACTATGATTAGGGTTTTGTGTCTGCTCCTACTACATACGGAAGTATTTAACATATTAATTTGCATTCTTCTAGTATCTCCTTTATTGTGATGATTTTTTGTTGTCTGGAGTGGTGATTAGTATTAATggttattaattatttttcgaatgaatgaacaaaagaaaagaagattAAGTTCAAAGATGAATTTTTATTTACATCCTAGCAGGCACGTAAATATATGATGATTTTCTGATTCCTAATTAGATGATTTTGTTGTCTGGTTATTAGTAAAAGTGCTTACTTTTCGAATGAATAAAAAACATAGAAAATATTGAGGTCAAAGATGAAATATTTATTTAGGTCTTGGCACGTTAATATCTATTGAGTTTGTGATTCTTATTTATCCAAACGTCGGTTTTGCCAGAGTTGGTTTGAGATTGCAAGTTGGGTTCAAATTAATCTAATCAAGTATGCATAGATCATATTAGCAATCAAAGAACTTGATATTGAATATTTTCAACTTTAGTAAAATACACAGGGAATGGTTATAGAGGATTCATAAAGCTGAACACAGCATAGTCGATTAATTGAATAGCATGTATTATTGGAGAATTGTGTGTAGctatctttatttttctttgttaaCATATGTGTgtgtcattttggctattgacaGGTCTTCTAATTTCCTAGCGATTCTGTATTTTCCAGCTAGCAATGGCTACTAGTGAGTAATTAGTCGATTGTCAAATTGGATAATTTATTTATTAGGTTATTTTTGTAATGATTTTAATATGATTGCAGGGCTTCAGTTTGAAAATTCATGTGAAATTGGAGTTTTCTCAAAGCTGACCAATGCATATTGCTTGGTAGCTATTGGGGGTTCTGAGAACTTCTACAGGTTCCTTTTTTTGGCTCTTCGAATCATCTGTTGCTTAATATTGGAAAATTATGTAGTTTGAAACTAAaagatttgaaaaagaaaatactgGAGCTGCGCTTTCAGAATTTCCTAGTGAAAACAGCGGAAACAAGAGAATGATTGAATATATACTTAAGTGAGGAGTGTGGAGAATGGCAATGAAGAAAGTGGGAAAAGGGAAAGGATTTGTGTGCCCTCTTCCTGAATTTTTCCTTCTTCCCAATTTAGCACCTTTGAAAATTGACCTATGTCTTTATCACAAAAATAAAAGCTGTACCTCAATGTTTTAATCTAGTTTCCAGGTTCTGAACTCAGTGAAAATGATGTGATCTGTATTTTTTTCCAGCACGTTTGAGTCGGAGTTAGCAGGCATCATCCCAGTGATCAAAACCTCCATTGGAGGAACGAGGATAATTGGAAGACTCTGTGCTGGTACGTGGCAACAACTCTAGCTATCTTGGAACTTTAAGGTCCTGTTGCCAACTGAtctttattggaataattaagtTCCTCACTTTTCTGATCTTGTGCAGGAAACAAAAATGGGCTTCTCTTGCCTCACACTACTACAGATCAAGGTAATTATATAATCAACCATGCTGTAGATACATCTTCCTTACTCACTATACTGTGATTAACCATATATTTGAGCAAGTTTTTCATTTGTAAATCCTTGAGTTAGACATTTGTAATTGGACGAGTGTTCCAATATAGAAAtccttgttttatttggaatggtgGTGACTGGGCTAGCTTACGCACACCTCCATTATTATTCCACTAGGTACCTGTCATATCCTGCTAGCACAGGTAACGGGTAAGTCTACCCACCAAGGCTTAGGCACATGGGAAGAAATCAGCTAGTGTTTTGTGTTTTTGTCCCATCTGAGATTTGAACCTTTGTCTCAGAGGTTCGCatccacttcattgaccactaggcatTAGGCAACACCTTTGGGTGCCTTTGTGTGTTGTATCATTGTTGGTTATGCTGGCATGTCTTAGATTGCCACTTCTGGAGCTTCTTCTTGTGGTTTAATCATCTCTTACACATATGTCACCTACATATGTTTTAGTATTTAGTACCTATATTTTTTCATCTTATGTATGTACCTTTCTTGACTTATTTGTCTTGCATTTGGGTTTATGATGAGGACTTGGGTCATTTTGGATCAGCTGATTTCAAATTGGAGAATTTAATAACAACTTTGATGCCTATGTTAAACAACAACTACAACAACGCCTCAGTCCCAAACAGAATTAGGATCGGCGATATGAATCCTCATTTCTTTCTTTAAGCTCAACTCATATCATCATCATGCCAAAATCAATGCCTATGTTAACCTTGCAATATGTAAAAGTTTTATATCTAAAAAAGGGTTTCAGATACCCACctaaattgaaggaaatatgaacCCATTAAATATGGTAAATATGCTTCTGTCTTGACTATTAAAGTTGCAACTTATTGTGATTTGTGCAAATGGATTTGTTTTGAATCACTTTGTTCAAACTGAGCCTTTGAGAAATTTTATTATGTCACATGTTACATCCAATTATGCGGGTTAGGAAGGAAAAGAGTATTAAGGAAGTTTTGGCTACAGCACCGCAGGCCTTGAACTCTTGCACTAGGCTTGAGCCTGTCTGATGACTGCAAAAATCATATTAACTACAAACAGTTTAAACAATGTGTAACTCATCTTTGTGCAAATGATACCAATTTAGCTATTTACTTTGAGTTGTAAGTTGTAACTTATCTTTGGGCAAACAATACTGCCCTGATAAGTTGCCTATCAGAAAAACTGCCTTGATAAGTTATTTTTAACTTCATTATTTGAATCCATATCAATGTACATTCTGGGAGTAGTTTTTAGGACCTGTTATTCACACTCGAACTCTCCTACTGTTTGCTGTGTGTGCTTTCTAGCAATAAGACTGCTTGCTAAACGAACCACTGCTGACGAAGTGCCCCATACCCGCACTAAGGGGTAACCTGAGATAATAATTACATATTAGCTCATTCTGGGATTCCCTTTCTAGTTGCCCCTACTGTGGTTCTAGGATGCGCGAAACAAGTGTTTTTGGGATCGTAACAGTTGGCTAGATTCACCAGGAAAGGCAACTATTTCTGTTTTAGTTACTTGGGAGGTAGTGCGAGCATTTCTAATGATGTATGATGGAAGAtgatcgtgtgattattattccTTTAAATAATAGTTGATCAACGACAATAGTAAAGATAAAAATGCGTAAAAAGAAATTTCAACAGACCAGCGTTTAATTATCACTCGATAATCCCATGCTCATTAGTGGGACAGAAGTGTTTTGTGATATACAGTGCTTCCCCCACTAAAGTTGAATTGACTCTGCTCACATCTTTGACTTTGGTTCTGCCTTTTTGTTTATGTTTCTGCTGGAAGAACTTCAGCACTTGAGGAACAGTCTGCCGGATGGAGTTGTGGTTCAGCGCATTGACGAGCGATTGTCGGCCCTGGGGAACTGCATAGCATGCAATGATCATGTGGCTCTTACGCATACAGACCTTGACAAGGTAATCAATCCGTTGGCTACTTTCCGCTACAAATTGGTATGATGTTGTATAGATCTCTGATATTTATTCCCCTCCCTGTTTATAAATGACAAGGCATAAGTGAACTTTATATCTTTTGGAAGCACGTGGTTATCCATTCCTTGGCGTCTTGTCTATAGTTTGTTTTATGTAGAGAACTGAACAACTCTCT containing:
- the LOC104085643 gene encoding eukaryotic translation initiation factor 6-2, producing the protein MATRLQFENSCEIGVFSKLTNAYCLVAIGGSENFYSTFESELAGIIPVIKTSIGGTRIIGRLCAGNKNGLLLPHTTTDQELQHLRNSLPDGVVVQRIDERLSALGNCIACNDHVALTHTDLDKETEEMIADVLGVEVFRQTIAGNILVGSFCSFSNRGGLVHPHTSIEDLDELSTLLQVPLVAGTVNRGSEVIGAGLTVNDWTAFCGSDTTATELSVIESVFKLREAQPSAIVDEMRKSLIDSYV